From the Hordeum vulgare subsp. vulgare chromosome 1H, MorexV3_pseudomolecules_assembly, whole genome shotgun sequence genome, the window AGGTACTAAAAAAGCGATCTCATAAGTGTAATCCTAAAATTACAGACTGCATACATGTATGTATGCAAAAGCCATGGGAAATTGAAGTGTCAAATAATAAGCCATCAGTTTATCATTTGTGTAGCAGCTAACACCTATTCAGTAAATTGTATGCTTACTGGCATTGATAAGGACTGTCATCTGCTGAGCTTTTACATTCACCTCTAAGCCACGATACATTGTTCATTCGTTTGATACTTGGCTTGTTCAAttagcaaaacaagaaaaaagtGCTGGTTATGGTTGGAACTGCAGCAACCCTATGATATATCTAGTAAACATGTAATTATGCATGTGTTTAGTATTAGACTACTTGGGCATTGCCTATTGGCATGGTCTATTTTGCAGAGCAATGAAGGCAAAAGGAGCTCAAGTAGGGAGCCAGGCTATTCAAGCAGGTGGTGGATGAAGTGTCCTGTGCCCTGCGAGGATGAAGAATAATGATCCAGCGGCTGAAACGGGACGGAGGGTGAACACTGGATGAAGAAATCTGATGGCTGCGATTTCTCCTTTGTTTATTGGAGGAGTCCAGTAAAACTCTGTAGTTTTCGTCCTGTTAAGCCAATGACTCTGAGTCTTTGAAGATAGGCTTCCTGACTTCCTGTTGTTTGAAGCTAACACTAGTGATGGTTGAAGCTAACACTAGTGATTCATCTAAGTTCTATTCCCACATGGAAACCTATTTGCATTGTCTCAATTCTAAAAAGTGTGCATCATATTGTTGTACTAGCAATCAGGCTTATATATGAGGGCTCAGGGTTTGTTTCCAAACCAACAATGCACATCCAGTTTAGGAGAAGGCATGAATATGACGATTCGTACCGAATCCTAGCTGATCCTTGTAAGAGGAGAAGGGCTCGGTGTTTTCCTCCTTAGGtgcgacgtccttgacgagctcgGCGTACTCCTTCCTCTCCTGCATCTCCCGGAGCTTCTCCAGCCTCGCCTTGAGCTCATCGCTCTGCACGGGCACAGCCACATCAAAAACCTATATTTGGCCAAACCGCACGAGCTCAGAACACAAGCGCCGTCATGGCTGTAACTCACCTTCTCGCGGGGCTTGGGGCTGGACAGCACGAATTGAGCGCCTTGCAAGAGTTGTCTGAGAGGTGGGCGGCCGCGGGAGCAATCGGCGCACCAGATGGCGCGGATGGAGCGGTAGGGGACGGCCGGCTCCGAGGAGAGGGCGGAGGCCAGGTCCCGGAGGTCGTCGGAGAGATCGGGGGAGCCGGTggcggaggagaggaaggagcggATGGAATCGGTGGCG encodes:
- the LOC123436370 gene encoding uncharacterized protein LOC123436370 — its product is MSAGTATPGLVVTATDSIRSFLSSATGSPDLSDDLRDLASALSSEPAVPYRSIRAIWCADCSRGRPPLRQLLQGAQFVLSSPKPREKSDELKARLEKLREMQERKEYAELVKDVAPKEENTEPFSSYKDQLGFGLHVVVIMFTGYLVGFATFKALFSNSPVMSAAGGILGVVGGMLMETVLFIIRSSSKELSSSVPRSKKLQ